In Raphanus sativus cultivar WK10039 chromosome 5, ASM80110v3, whole genome shotgun sequence, the following proteins share a genomic window:
- the LOC108861018 gene encoding polygalacturonase QRT2 — MYQKTIILLAVLLTSLRSCSSSYPFDPKYDTSMSPDVYLETNHLHGHITRNSHMKNRHGYGPASSPRAFNVKAFGAKANGNDDSQAFKKAWNAACSSTGTVYVVVPKNRAYTLKSVKFSGPCKSSLIVFKIYGKMEAWKDPSAYKERRLWIVFEAVNNLRVEGGGRIDGNGNKWWPNSCKINPSLPCLGAPTAVTFVECKNLMVSNIRLENAQQMHMTFQDCENVKALNLMVTSPANSPNTDGIHVTGTRNILIQNSIIRTGDDCISIVSGSENVRATGITCGPGHGISIGSLGANNSEAYVSNVVVNKATLIGTTNGVRIKTWQGGHGIAKNIIFQDIIMKNVTNPIIINQDYCDRVESCPQQKSAVQVSNVLYKNIQGTSSRPVAVKFECSESIPCRGISMENVKLVEQTQQDVVSTASCSNVKLDTRGNVSPLCT, encoded by the exons ATGTATCAAAAGACCATAATCTTATTAGCAGTTCTCTTAACGTCTCTTCGTTCCTGTTCCAGCAGCTACCCTTTTGATCCTAAATATGATACATCCATGTCTCCCGATGTTTATCTTGAAACCAATCATCTACATGGTCACATTACACGCAACAGTCACATGAAAAATCGCCATGGATATGGTCCTGCATCTTCTCCTCGAGCTTTTAACGTCAAAGCTTTCGGTGCTAAAGCCAACGGAAACGACGATTCTCAG GCATTCAAGAAAGCTTGGAATGCAGCTTGTTCATCAACCGGAACAGTTTACGTCGTGGTTCCCAAAAATAGAGCTTACACTCTTAAGTCGGTCAAATTCTCCGGTCCATGCAAATCATCATTGATTGTTTTTAAG ATTTACGGAAAGATGGAGGCATGGAAAGATCCATCAGCCTACAAGGAACGTAGGCTCTGGATTGTATTTGAAGCTGTCAATAACCTTCGTGTTGAAGGCGGTGGACGCATTGACGGTAATGGAAATAAATGGTGGCCAAATTCTTGCAAGATCAATCCTAGTCTT CCATGCCTGGGTGCTCCGACG GCGGTTACGTTTGTGGAATGCAAGAACTTGATGGTAAGTAACATTAGGTTGGAAAACGCACAGCAAATGCATATGACGTTTCAGGATTGCGAAAACGTGAAGGCTTTGAATCTTATGGTCACCTCTCCGGCTAATAGTCCTAACACCGATGGCATTCACGTTACCGGAACTCGCAATATCCTCATTCAAAACTCTATCATCCGTACCG GTGATGATTGTATATCGATAGTGAGTGGGTCGGAGAATGTGAGAGCGACGGGGATCACATGCGGACCGGGTCATGGAATCAG cATTGGGAGTTTGGGAGCAAATAACTCAGAAGCATATGTTTCAAATGTGGTAGTCAACAAAGCAACTCTAATAGGAACCACTAATGGTGTGAGAATCAAGACTTGGCAG GGAGGACATGGAATAGCAAAGAACATCATATTCCAAGACATCATAATGAAAAATGTCACGAACCCAATAATCATCAACCAGGACTACTGTGATCGTGTTGAATCATGTCCCCAACAG AAATCTGCGGTGCAAGTGAGCAATGTGTTGTACAAAAACATACAAGGAACGAGCTCAAGACCCGTAGCTGTAAAATTTGAGTGCAGCGAAAGCATTCCATGTCGGGGCATTTCAATGGAAAACGTTAAATTGGTCGAGCAAACTCAACAAGATGTCGTCTCCACAGCTTCATGCTCCAATGTGAAGTTGGACACAAGAGGAAACGTTTCTCCTCTTTGCACTTGA
- the LOC130512439 gene encoding vacuolar fusion protein MON1 homolog yields the protein MTTSDSSSSPSSSYPIDDDEVASAKGNIGGFSNGGEEIEASSRAEHPVETEAGEDRRVRRAAAELPSSTYKADDASKDMIRVWTMTLTPPRSMKPCACLGNAMSTSFTWRLDFFILM from the exons ATGACGACTTCTGATTCGAGCTCTTCCCCTTCATCATCCTATCCTATCGATGATGATGAGGTTGCATCGGCCAAGGGGAATATTGGCGGATTTAGCAACGGAGGAGAGGAGATAGAGGCGTCGTCAAGGGCGGAGCATCCGGTGGAAACGGAGGCAGGGGAGGACCGCCGAGTCCGACGAGCAGCGGCGGAGCTTCCTTCCTCTACTTACAAAGCTGACGATGCCAGCAAGGATATGATTCGGGTGTGGACGATGACATTGACACCGCCTCGCAGCATGAAGCCGTGTGCTTGCCTGGGAAACGCCATGTCGACGAG CTTCACCTGGAGACTCGATTTCTTCATCCTTATGTAA